The genome window GCCGTGGTGCCAGGCAGCTGATTTCAGTTAAACGCCGCAAGTGCGAGCCAACAACGCCAAGAGGTCGGAAGCCGACATACATACAGGTTTGGAACCGGGTTTCTCTCTGCGCTACCGCGTGACCGCTGTGCGCCCAAAGTTATCCGATGCTTCGGTCCGCTCCGGTGTTCGCGATACAGGCTTAAGCCGCCGTTTGAACCGGCTACCGAGACTGTCGAGTTGATGGGTGGTGGCGATTACATCTATGTTTCAGGGGTTTGCGTGGTGCGGCTTGCAACGCTAGTTCGCGTTTCCATTGCGCAAACTCATGTTGAATCGCGCAATTTCCGGTGCAACGTGCATTTAAGAAAAAATGACCGAATTCCACGATGAAGGAAACATCAACACGGCGCCTTGCGGAACGGCCTGAAATCATTGGCAATGGGTATATTGCCTTGGCGGGCTCGTCAGCGTGGCCAACCTTCGCCGCGCTGGAAATGGAGACCCCGGTCCGCTCGCCAGGAATAGGTCTTGTCCGGCAGACCCACGAATGTATCGCCATCCAGCCAATTCAGATCGGCTCCGTACAACTCGCGTCTCAGAGCTTCTTGCATCCGCGTCAGAACATCCGCATGGGCGGTATCGGCTGACAGGTTTGTCATCTCTCGCGGATCGTCGTTGAGGTCGAAGAGTTGGAAGAGATTGCCGACCGGATAATAGATCAGCTTATAGCGTTGGTCGCGGATCATGCGGCAGGCGCTGTCGTCTTCGCCCCATTCGCCGTATATGTATTCCCGCTGTTGGGAGTCCGCCATCGACATGCCGTCGATGCTGCCCGGCGCGTCGATGCCACACATATCCAGAAGCGTCGGCATGACGTCCCGAAGACCCATCAGTCGGTCGTCGGTGTCGCGGTTCTGAAGGCGCGGATTGTCCTTCGTACCCATGACGATCATCGGCACATTGGCCGAGCATTCATAGAACAGTCGTTTCGCGACCGTGCCATGATTGCCCAGCATGTCGCCGTGATCTGACATGAACACCACAATCGTGTTGTCGAGGATCTTTTCCTGCCGAAGCGTTCCGATCAGCCAGCGGATCTGGTGGTCGATATGGGTGCAGAGCGCATAGAAGGCGCGGCGTGCCTCAAGAATCGCACTGTCTGAATGCAGCCGGGCCCTGCCCTGCATTGCGGCAATCGGGTAAGGCAAGTTGCCGCCTTGCGCCCAATCGGCCACGTATGGCGCGTCCATCTCGATATCGCGGTAAAGGTCGACATAGGTTTGCAGCGGTACCAGCGGCGGATGCGGGTGCCGGTAGCCGAGGTACCAGAATGCCGGCCTCGTCGGGTCGCGCCGCTTGATTGTGCGCGCCATGGCCCGGGTCGCCCAGTTGGTCACATGCAGGTCATCATCCAGATGCCATGGCCGCCAATCGTATTGGTTGGTCGACATGCCGTGGTCGTATTGGCGCCCGGCGAAACCGCGATCACCAAGATAGGTGTCGTAGTCATCGACCATGCCGAATTGCGTGCGGCCTTCCTCGTCCAGCAGCACGCTGTCGAACCCGATCCGATCGCGCTGCGGATGGACATGCAGCTTGCCCACGGCGTCAGCCTGGTAACCGGCGTCGCGGAAGGCCTGAGGAAGGGTTGTGGCGTCCGGCATCGCCAGGTTCTCGGTAAAGCTGCGGTCGCCGTGGCTGCGCGGGCTTAGCCCGGTCATCAGGCTGCGCCGGGCCGGGATGCAGACGGGGCATTCGGAATAGCAGTTCGTGAAGCGCGTGCCCGCCAGGGCAATCTGATCCAGCCCCGGCGTCCTGATCACCGGATGACCAGCCACCCCCAACAGTTCCGCCGGCCAATGGTCGGTGCAGACCAGCAGAACGTTCGGACGGTCCGTCGCCGTCATCCTGTATAGCCGAGCATTCGAGGCACGAAGAGCACGAAATCCTCCCAGATCGTGATCACCAACAGTGCACAGATAAGGATGAAGGGGAAGGGCCAGACATCCCTGATGATGTCCTGTGTCTTGGCTTTGGTTATATTGGCCACGATGAACAGCAGCATGCCGACCGGGGGCGTGACCAGCCCGATCATCGCGTTGACAACGACGATGACGCCGAAATGCACCAGGTCGATACCAAGGCCGATGACGGTCGGAATGAAGATCGGCACGATGATCAGCAGGATCGGTCCGGGTTCCAGCACGCAGCCCAGCAACAGGAACAGGATGTTGATCGCAATAAGGAATTCCAGCGGGGACAGATCGAATTGCGCCATGAACATTGCAAGGCTGTCGGGTATGTTTTCGCGGGTGATGACATAGTTGAAAGCGATGGCGCCCATGATCAGCACACCCACAGCCGCCGAAGAAATCCGCAAAGCTGACCGAGCGATAGAATAGCACCGAGATCAGCAAGGCATAAAACGCGGCGACGGCGGCGGCCTCAGTCGGGGTCATCACGCCGCCATAGATGCCGCCCAGCAGGATCACCGGCAGCATAAGCGCCGGGAAGGCCTGCCACGTCAGGCGCGGCAGTTCCCGCAAGGGCGTCGGGTCTTCCACCGGAAAGTTACGTTTTCGCGCGATATAGGCGTTGGTGCCTGCCATGCTAAGCCCCATCAGCAACCCCGGCAGGATACCCGCAGCGAAGAGGTACCCGACAGAGGCGTCCGAGACGATGGCGTACATCACCATCGGCAGCGACGGCGGGATGATAGGACCGACCGTGGCGGTCGCGGCGGTGATGGCTGCGGCATATGATTGTGTCTAGCCCCCAAGTTCTGGGCCATTTCTGATTAGAGTTTCTGGCATTGGTGGTCGCATGTTCAGAGCCTGGTGCGGACGTGTGTGGTTGTACTGCTTAAGCCAATGATTGATGACGATCTGTGCCTGTTTCGTTGTTGTGAACCATTCAGCGTTGAGGATCTCGTGCCGGAGAGTGCCGTTGAACCTCTCGTTGTATCCGTTTTCCCAAGGGGACCCCGGATAGATTCTAATTGGTCGAACACCAACGCGAACCAACCACTCCTGCATCGCCTTGGCTACGAACTCTGGGCCGTTGTCGGAGCGGATATACTCCGGCGTGCCATGGCAGAGGAGCAGCGGATATAGCGCCTCCAGAACATCTTCGGCGCCCATCCTGCTGCGAACTTCCACGGCCAGGGCCTGCCGGGTGTACTCATCCAGAACGGTCAGCATCTTGTAGCTCCGGCCATTGCTGAGCTTGTCGTGAACGAAGTCGATGCTCCAGATGTGGTTCGGATGCGTCGGCCTGAGGCGAATGATCGAGCTGTCCTTGTGATAAAGCCGTCTGCGCTTCCTGTGCCGCTGCGGGAGTTGCAGTCCTTCTTCCTGCCAGAGACGCTCAACCTTCTTATGATTGACCCGCCAGCCCTCGATGCGCAGGAGTTCCGAAACTTTACGATAGCCGTAGCGCCCATATTGCTTGGCCAGGCGGATCAAAGCGAGCCGTAGAGCATCATCGTCTTTTGGCGCGGGTCGATATTGCAGAGAGCTTCGCGCCATACCGACGACCCGGCAGGTCCTCCGCTCCGAGGTCGCGAGCTTTTGGCGCGTATGAATAACGGCCTGACGGAGCTCCCCAGTCGTCAGGCCCTGGGCTTTAAGTAGTTCAGGCTTTCTTTGAGGATCAGCTTGTCCAATTCAAGCTCAGCGACGATCTTCTTGAGACGCCCATTCTCCTTTTCCAGGCTGCGCATCTCCGACAACTGCGACCGTCCCATACCACCAAACCGTTTCCGCCAGTTGTAATATGTCGCATCGCTGATGCCGACGCTACGACACGCCGATGCAACGTCACTTCCTCCCGTCAGCTTCAGCTCAATCTCACGCAGCAGCTTCAATACATCTTCGTCCGAATGCCGTTTCCGTGCCATTACATATTCCCCTCTCAAGACCAATGTAGTGGCCCAGTTTTAGGGGGGAAGGACACCAAGGCCCTCGGCATGGGTGCGCATGGCCTTGGGTCATAGGGCCGAGCTGACTTCGCCCCAAATTACCGCAAACGTGCTTCTGTTTCGGCATCAAAGAACATGACGCGTGCCGGATCAAATGCCACCCGCACCGCGGTTCTCGAAGCCACGGCGTCTTCGCCCTTGCTTTCAACCACCAAAGCCTCTCCGGTTGGCGTCTTGAGGTACTCGTAAGCGACGCCGCCGAGTTGTTCGGTAATATCCACGGTGACTGACGAAGGTTCCGGGATCAGCGATGCTTCTTGCGGGCGAATTCCAACGATTACGCCGCTGCCATCCGCGGGCAATGCCACAGTGGCCGGAATAATCTCACCCCCAAGCGCCGCAACTTTCACGCCGCCGTCGCTTACCTCGCCTTTCAGGAAATTCATCGAAGGAGAGCCGATGAAACCGGCAACGAAGCGGTTGTCGGGATCACGATACAGATCCATTGGCGCGCCGACCTGTTCGATCCGACCATCACGCAGAACAACGATCTTGTCGGCAAGCGTCATCGCCTCGACCTGATCGTGGGTGACATAGATCATCGTCGTGCCCAATTCCTTGTGCAGGCGCGCAATCTCTACGCGCATGTCCACGCGCAATTCCGCGTCAAGGTTCGACAACGGCTCGTCGAAAAGAAACACCTCGGGTCCGCGAACAATCGCGCGACCGATGGCCACCCGCTGACGCTGCCCACCTGAAAGTGCAGCGGGCTTGCGGGACAGATATTCGTCGAGCTTAAGCACCTTGGATGCGGCGCTGACTTTACGGTCGATTTCTTCTTTCGCATGGCCTGTCATCTTCAGACCGAAGCTCATGTTTTCCTGAACCGTCATATGCGGGTAAAGTGCATAGGTCTGAAACACCATCGCCACGCCACGCTCGGCAGGGTCAATGTGGGTCACTTCGCGCTGGCCAATGTTAATCTGCCCGTCCGAGGTTTCCTCCAGCCCCGCAATCATCCTGAGAAGTGTCGACTTCCCGCAGCCGGATGGACCGACAAAGACACAGAACTCTCCATCCTCGATTTCAAGATCGACCCCGTGGATGACCTGGACTGGCCCATACCGTTTGACGGTTTTGTTTAGCGTAACACCCGACATCTATCTCTCCCTCAATTATCCCGGAAAATGCCAGGACGTGGCATGATCACCGATCTCGCCAGCCATGGACACCAAGTCATCACGAAACGTCTTAAGCGTTTCAAGATCGTATCGCGCCGTCGACGTTGCCACCGAAAGCGCCCCGATTACCCGCCCGTTCGCCAGAAAAATCGGCGCCGCGATCGAGATAATTCCATCTTCGTGCTCTTCGCGGTCAAATGCGATTCCGTCGTTCCGGATATGTGGCAACTCAGCCAATAGGCTGTCTGCGGAAACATGGGTCCGCGACGTATATTGAAAGAATGACTGCTGTCGAACCACGATATCAAGTCGCTTCGGTGCGATAAACGCCAGCATCGCCTTGCCTACGCCCGTGCAATACGCCGGGGCCACTTTGCCAACCTGGGCCAAAGTTTCGAAACGATCCGAGGCTTTCAGCTTGTCGACAAAAACAACTTGACCGTTGTCCAATTGAGCAAGATGCACACTTTCCCCGGCCGTTGCCGCCAACCGTTCGATGAAAGGGCGGGCGATTGGAGCAAGTGAGGCATGCTCCCAGGCGTTATGCGCCAATCGGATGAGCCTGAGTCCAAGCGAATAGGTGCCAGTGTCGGTGTCGTGCACAAGCACAGATTGGTTCACCAGTGTCTGAAGAAGCCGGTACAGCGTGGCCTTGGGATAGACCGAGTTCTCAAGGAGCTCGGTAAACTTCACGGGGCGCTCAAAAGCAGCGACCGAATCAAGTACTTCCAGCGCCTTTCCGACTGTCCCGTCAGCCTTCTCAATCGGCATGCCTGATGCGTTCACGCGCAGATTACCTCCCTTTTCTCGCCGCCTTTGGCACACGAGAGTCTTGACTTTCTTAGCGGATGGCGTCACCAATTTCAATATATGGTATTTAGTTCCAAATAATGGAAATCGCCATAAGTGAACCTAGGGAGGACACACATGTTTCGTACACTCAACTTGACAGTTGTCGCAGCCGCGGCGACCGCTCTGATGGCATCCACGGCACTTGCCCGCGATTTGGTCATCAACTTTGACGACCTGAACCCAGGCCCGAAAGCAGCCTTCGAAAATGCAATCGAGCTGTTCAAGACAGAAAATCCTGACATCAACGTCATTGCCAACAACAATGACCGTGAAGCGCACAAGACCGCGATCCGGAACTTCCTGACGGCTGACGCGCCCGACGTGACATCGTGGTATCCGGGCAACCGCATGGCCCCCTTTGTGGACGCTGGCCTGTTTCAGCCGGTTGACGACGTCTGGGCTGACAACGGATTCAACGAAGACCTGGCTGCCATCAAGGCAACCATGTCGCGTGACGGCAAAATCTGGGGCGTGCCTTACACCTACTACCAGTGGGGCATTTACTATCGCAAAGACGTCTTTGACCTGTTGGAGCTGGAAGAATTCGCAACCTGGGACGACATGCTGGCTGGCTGTGCGAAGATGAAGGAAAACGGCGTCACCCCGTTCACCATTGGAACCAAGTTCCTGTGGACCGCCGCCGGTGTTTTCGACTACTTGAACCTGCGTACCAACGGCTATGATGTGCACAACGCGCTGACCGCCGGCGAGATCAAGTACACTGACCCGCGCATCGTTGCGACGATGGACAACTGGGAAACGCTGATCAGCGAATGCGGCTTTGTCGACAACCACGCCTCGATGAGCTGGCAGGACGCAATCGCACCCTTCGCCAATGGCGATGCGGCTATGTACGTGATGGGCAACTTTTCGGTCGATGGCTACAAGAACGCTGGCCTGACCGAAGACCAGATTGACTTCATGCCCTTCCCGACAATCGACGCAAGCATTCCACTGGCCGAGGAAGCACCGGCAGATGCCTTCTTCATTCCGACCAACGCCAAGAACGTCGAAGACGCCAAGAAGTGGCTTGCCTTCGTTGCGCGCGCGGATGTGCAGTCCGAATGGAACAAGACCATCGGACAACTTCCGATCAACGCCAAGGCCGAGATCGCGGATGACAAGTTCATTCAGGAAGGCTTTGACCTGTTGAACGCAGCCACCGGCATTGCCCAGTTCTACGACCGTGACGCTCCGGCAGAAATGGCCAAGGCTGGTATGGAAGGCTTCCAGAAGTTCATGCTGGATCCATCGACCAAGATGGAAGTCCTTGAGCGCCTGGATGAAGTCGCCGCCGAGGTTTACAAGTAAGTCGAGACCCAAGCGGGGCCCGCCAAAACGGTGGGCCCCGTTCATTATCCGGCCAGATCCTCAGTGACCGCAAGAATTCCCGACTGGTCGGAGAGGCAGCGCCCCCAGGATCGCGACGCCAAAGGCGGCGCAAAACCTTAAGCAACAGGGTGAAAGCGTCATGAGCGACACAACTGGACAACAAAACAGCTGGCTCTCTCGTCATAAGCTTTCCGTTGCGCCTTGGTTCTTTCTGGCACCTGCACTGTTCTTTTTCGCGATCTATGTCGTGATCCCGATATTCGAAAGCCTCGCCCTCAGCTTCTATGAATGGAATGGGCTGTACACCGCAGACGGCGAATCCACTGCTGTTTGGGTTGGTTTTGGCAATTATATCAAACTATGGGACGATCCGAATTTCTGGATGTCGCTTAAGAACAACATCGCATGGCTGATACTTTACATGCTTGCGGTGCCTGTCGGTTTGTTCATTGCTTTGTTCCTCAATCAGACCGTGCCCGGCATGCGGTTCTACAAGTCGATGTTCTTCTTCCCTTTTGTCATTAGCCAGGTCGTTGTCGGCCTGATCTTCGGCTGGTTCTACAATCCCGATTTCGGCGTTGTCGGATCGATCTGGAAGGCCATTTATTGCGAAGAAACCACCAACATTCTTGGCAATGTGACTTTCAACTGCACGCGCCCAGCGCCCGATATCCTGTCCAGCCCGGAATGGGCAACATACGGGATCATCTTTGCAGGGCTTTGGCCGCAGGTCGCCTATTGCATGATCCTATATCTAACGGGCCTCAACAATGTCGCGGCTGATCAGATCGAAGCGGCACGTCTGGACGGCGCCAAGGGCTGGAAGATGCTTTGGTACGTCGTACTGCCGCAGCTTCGTCCGGCCACCTTCATCGCTGTGGTTGTAACGGTTATCGGTGCCCTTCGAAGTTTTGATATGATCGCCATCATGACCCAGGGTGGGCCCTTCGGGTCGACCAACGTGCTGGCACACTACATGTACGAAGTCGCAATCTCTGAATATGGCGAACGCTATGGCTATGGTTCCGCGGTGGCGACCGTTCTGTTCATGATCATGCTGATCTACATCAGTTACTTCTTGTGGCGGATGTATCAGGACGAGAAAGGGACCCGATAAGATGTTTCCACGCCCAATTGAAAAATCCGGCCCGGTCACCCGCACAACTTACCAGGCCTTCCTGCCGGTGGCACTTTTCATCTGGCTGTTGCCGCTTCTGGCCATCTTCGTCACGTCGATCCGGGGGGCGGCTGACATCAATTCGGGCAATATCTTTGGCTGGCCAAGCGAGTTTGCCCTGATCGATAACTATACCGCCGTCTTCACCCAATCAGCAGCGGCGCAGTACATGCTGAATTCGGTTCTGATCACGGTGCCGTCGGTGATCATCTCGGTCGCTCTGGCCTGTCTTGCGGGCTATGCGCTGGCGATCTATCGGTTCCGGGTTGCCGTACCGCTGTTCTTTCTGTTCGTCGCAGGCAATTTCATCCCGTTTCAGATCCTGATGGTGCCTGTCCGGGACATGAGCGTTCAGACCGGCCTCTATGACACGATCGCTGGGCAGTTCCTGTTCCACGCCGCTTTCCAGACCGGGTTTTGCACGCTGTTCATGCGAAATTTCATCAAGGCTCTGCCCTTCGATTTGATTGAAAGCGCGCGGATCGAAGGTGTCGCGGAATGGCGTATCTTTTGGTTCGTCGTCCTGCCGCTGGTGCGTCCGGCCATTGCGGCC of Paracoccaceae bacterium contains these proteins:
- a CDS encoding sulfatase-like hydrolase/transferase produces the protein MTATDRPNVLLVCTDHWPAELLGVAGHPVIRTPGLDQIALAGTRFTNCYSECPVCIPARRSLMTGLSPRSHGDRSFTENLAMPDATTLPQAFRDAGYQADAVGKLHVHPQRDRIGFDSVLLDEEGRTQFGMVDDYDTYLGDRGFAGRQYDHGMSTNQYDWRPWHLDDDLHVTNWATRAMARTIKRRDPTRPAFWYLGYRHPHPPLVPLQTYVDLYRDIEMDAPYVADWAQGGNLPYPIAAMQGRARLHSDSAILEARRAFYALCTHIDHQIRWLIGTLRQEKILDNTIVVFMSDHGDMLGNHGTVAKRLFYECSANVPMIVMGTKDNPRLQNRDTDDRLMGLRDVMPTLLDMCGIDAPGSIDGMSMADSQQREYIYGEWGEDDSACRMIRDQRYKLIYYPVGNLFQLFDLNDDPREMTNLSADTAHADVLTRMQEALRRELYGADLNWLDGDTFVGLPDKTYSWRADRGLHFQRGEGWPR
- a CDS encoding IS3 family transposase — protein: MGQADPQRKPELLKAQGLTTGELRQAVIHTRQKLATSERRTCRVVGMARSSLQYRPAPKDDDALRLALIRLAKQYGRYGYRKVSELLRIEGWRVNHKKVERLWQEEGLQLPQRHRKRRRLYHKDSSIIRLRPTHPNHIWSIDFVHDKLSNGRSYKMLTVLDEYTRQALAVEVRSRMGAEDVLEALYPLLLCHGTPEYIRSDNGPEFVAKAMQEWLVRVGVRPIRIYPGSPWENGYNERFNGTLRHEILNAEWFTTTKQAQIVINHWLKQYNHTRPHQALNMRPPMPETLIRNGPELGG
- a CDS encoding transposase codes for the protein MARKRHSDEDVLKLLREIELKLTGGSDVASACRSVGISDATYYNWRKRFGGMGRSQLSEMRSLEKENGRLKKIVAELELDKLILKESLNYLKPRA
- the ugpC gene encoding sn-glycerol-3-phosphate ABC transporter ATP-binding protein UgpC, which translates into the protein MSGVTLNKTVKRYGPVQVIHGVDLEIEDGEFCVFVGPSGCGKSTLLRMIAGLEETSDGQINIGQREVTHIDPAERGVAMVFQTYALYPHMTVQENMSFGLKMTGHAKEEIDRKVSAASKVLKLDEYLSRKPAALSGGQRQRVAIGRAIVRGPEVFLFDEPLSNLDAELRVDMRVEIARLHKELGTTMIYVTHDQVEAMTLADKIVVLRDGRIEQVGAPMDLYRDPDNRFVAGFIGSPSMNFLKGEVSDGGVKVAALGGEIIPATVALPADGSGVIVGIRPQEASLIPEPSSVTVDITEQLGGVAYEYLKTPTGEALVVESKGEDAVASRTAVRVAFDPARVMFFDAETEARLR
- a CDS encoding helix-turn-helix domain-containing protein, with the translated sequence MPIEKADGTVGKALEVLDSVAAFERPVKFTELLENSVYPKATLYRLLQTLVNQSVLVHDTDTGTYSLGLRLIRLAHNAWEHASLAPIARPFIERLAATAGESVHLAQLDNGQVVFVDKLKASDRFETLAQVGKVAPAYCTGVGKAMLAFIAPKRLDIVVRQQSFFQYTSRTHVSADSLLAELPHIRNDGIAFDREEHEDGIISIAAPIFLANGRVIGALSVATSTARYDLETLKTFRDDLVSMAGEIGDHATSWHFPG
- a CDS encoding extracellular solute-binding protein produces the protein MFRTLNLTVVAAAATALMASTALARDLVINFDDLNPGPKAAFENAIELFKTENPDINVIANNNDREAHKTAIRNFLTADAPDVTSWYPGNRMAPFVDAGLFQPVDDVWADNGFNEDLAAIKATMSRDGKIWGVPYTYYQWGIYYRKDVFDLLELEEFATWDDMLAGCAKMKENGVTPFTIGTKFLWTAAGVFDYLNLRTNGYDVHNALTAGEIKYTDPRIVATMDNWETLISECGFVDNHASMSWQDAIAPFANGDAAMYVMGNFSVDGYKNAGLTEDQIDFMPFPTIDASIPLAEEAPADAFFIPTNAKNVEDAKKWLAFVARADVQSEWNKTIGQLPINAKAEIADDKFIQEGFDLLNAATGIAQFYDRDAPAEMAKAGMEGFQKFMLDPSTKMEVLERLDEVAAEVYK
- a CDS encoding ABC transporter permease subunit; this encodes MSDTTGQQNSWLSRHKLSVAPWFFLAPALFFFAIYVVIPIFESLALSFYEWNGLYTADGESTAVWVGFGNYIKLWDDPNFWMSLKNNIAWLILYMLAVPVGLFIALFLNQTVPGMRFYKSMFFFPFVISQVVVGLIFGWFYNPDFGVVGSIWKAIYCEETTNILGNVTFNCTRPAPDILSSPEWATYGIIFAGLWPQVAYCMILYLTGLNNVAADQIEAARLDGAKGWKMLWYVVLPQLRPATFIAVVVTVIGALRSFDMIAIMTQGGPFGSTNVLAHYMYEVAISEYGERYGYGSAVATVLFMIMLIYISYFLWRMYQDEKGTR
- a CDS encoding ABC transporter permease subunit: MFPRPIEKSGPVTRTTYQAFLPVALFIWLLPLLAIFVTSIRGAADINSGNIFGWPSEFALIDNYTAVFTQSAAAQYMLNSVLITVPSVIISVALACLAGYALAIYRFRVAVPLFFLFVAGNFIPFQILMVPVRDMSVQTGLYDTIAGQFLFHAAFQTGFCTLFMRNFIKALPFDLIESARIEGVAEWRIFWFVVLPLVRPAIAALAVLIFTFVWNDFFWANVLTQGESAKPITAGVRSLNGQFVNNWHLVSAASLMAALPPVAMFFLMQKHFIAGLTLGAVK